Proteins encoded in a region of the Bacillota bacterium genome:
- the rplC gene encoding 50S ribosomal protein L3, producing MEAIIGKKLGMTQYYSPAGEAVPVTVIEAGPCVVVQTKIREKDGYDAVQVGFGAKPERLTNKPMKGHFERAGVKPLQYLREFRVTNGAEYSLGQEIKVNVFNAGERVDVAGVTKGHGFSGGIKRHGFHRGPMGHGSKYHRRPGSLAAKGPARVFKGRRLPGQYGNERVTTQNLEVVKVDEERNLLMIKGSVPGPSGGFLIIKKAVKAKKTV from the coding sequence ATGGAAGCAATAATCGGGAAGAAATTAGGGATGACACAGTACTACAGCCCGGCGGGAGAAGCGGTTCCGGTAACAGTCATTGAAGCGGGACCCTGTGTCGTTGTCCAGACTAAAATAAGGGAAAAGGACGGCTATGATGCCGTTCAGGTAGGATTCGGCGCAAAACCGGAACGCCTTACAAATAAGCCCATGAAGGGGCATTTTGAGCGTGCGGGTGTAAAACCGCTTCAGTACCTGCGCGAATTCCGCGTTACGAATGGCGCGGAGTACTCACTGGGGCAAGAGATAAAGGTTAACGTCTTTAATGCAGGCGAAAGGGTTGACGTAGCGGGGGTTACAAAGGGGCACGGATTTTCCGGAGGAATAAAAAGGCACGGTTTTCACCGCGGGCCAATGGGACACGGCTCAAAGTACCACCGTCGCCCCGGCTCTCTTGCGGCAAAAGGACCCGCCCGCGTGTTTAAAGGGAGACGGCTGCCCGGCCAATACGGAAACGAGCGGGTGACGACTCAGAACCTGGAAGTGGTCAAGGTGGATGAGGAACGCAACCTGCTGATGATTAAAGGGTCCGTTCCCGGTCCCAGCGGGGGCTTTTTGATAATTAAAAAGGCGGTTAAGGCCAAGAAAACGGTATAA